One part of the Sandaracinaceae bacterium genome encodes these proteins:
- a CDS encoding CBS domain-containing protein, which yields MFRTPVSVYMTLDPITVREDASLEEVASALERRRISAMPVVDGEGRTVGVVSRRDLLREGQLVVPEGRGVAEWKLPEMRADDVMTRQILSIAPSTSVAEAAALMLDQHVHRLFVEQDRRLHGVLTTRDVMRVIVDHHLERPISDFMTQPVQTIATFEPLGVARRQLKELKIRGLVVADEGCPVGVFAEEEALASRHHDAALAVDQVMGHEVLVLRPEVPAHRAAAQMRAMHVRRIVAMKAGDMVGMLTETNLAGAAAVS from the coding sequence ATGTTCCGTACGCCCGTCTCCGTCTACATGACCCTCGATCCGATCACCGTGCGCGAGGACGCGAGCCTCGAGGAGGTCGCGAGCGCGCTCGAGCGCCGCCGCATCTCGGCCATGCCCGTCGTCGACGGCGAGGGACGCACCGTCGGCGTGGTCAGCCGGCGCGACCTCCTGCGCGAGGGACAGCTCGTCGTGCCCGAGGGCCGCGGCGTCGCCGAGTGGAAGCTCCCCGAGATGCGCGCGGACGACGTGATGACGCGTCAGATACTCTCCATCGCGCCGAGCACGAGCGTGGCCGAGGCCGCGGCGCTGATGCTCGACCAGCACGTGCACCGCCTCTTCGTCGAGCAGGACCGACGCCTTCACGGCGTGCTGACCACGCGCGACGTCATGCGCGTGATCGTCGACCATCACCTCGAGCGCCCCATCTCCGACTTCATGACCCAGCCCGTCCAGACCATCGCGACGTTCGAGCCGCTGGGCGTGGCGCGACGGCAGCTGAAGGAGCTGAAGATCCGCGGTCTGGTGGTCGCCGACGAGGGCTGCCCGGTGGGCGTCTTCGCCGAGGAGGAGGCCCTGGCCTCACGCCATCACGACGCGGCCCTGGCCGTCGACCAGGTCATGGGCCACGAGGTGCTGGTCCTGCGGCCCGAGGTGCCGGCCCACCGCGCGGCCGCGCAGATGCGCGCGATGCACGTCCGACGCATCGTCGCGATGAAGGCCGGCGACATGGTCGGCATGCTCACGGAGACCAACCTCGCGGGGGCCGCGGCCGTCTCCTGA
- a CDS encoding NUDIX domain-containing protein — protein sequence MAKRSAGILPVRLVGGAPEVMLVHPGGPFFRKKDLGAWSVVKGLLEEGEEPLAAAQRELVEETGFTLPAGPHVHLGQVVQKGGKRVDAYAVAADFDVEALVSETFELEWPPRSGRVQRFPEVDRAAWLDPEAARAKILEAQRPFVERACEPETLAALGLR from the coding sequence ATGGCGAAGCGCAGCGCGGGGATCCTGCCCGTCCGGCTCGTGGGCGGCGCGCCCGAGGTCATGCTCGTGCACCCTGGCGGGCCGTTCTTCCGGAAGAAGGACCTCGGCGCCTGGAGCGTGGTCAAGGGGCTGCTCGAGGAGGGCGAGGAGCCGCTCGCCGCCGCGCAGCGGGAGCTGGTCGAGGAGACCGGCTTCACGCTCCCGGCTGGCCCCCATGTGCACCTCGGCCAGGTCGTGCAGAAAGGCGGGAAGCGTGTGGACGCCTACGCCGTCGCGGCGGACTTCGACGTCGAGGCGCTCGTGAGCGAGACGTTCGAGCTCGAGTGGCCGCCTCGCTCCGGGCGCGTCCAGCGCTTCCCCGAGGTGGATCGCGCCGCGTGGCTCGATCCCGAGGCGGCGCGAGCGAAGATCCTGGAGGCGCAGCGCCCGTTCGTGGAGCGCGCGTGCGAGCCCGAGACGCTCGCGGCGCTGGGCCTGCGGTGA
- a CDS encoding DUF4332 domain-containing protein, which produces MANISEIEGIGPAYAEKLEDAGIQTVEALLEKAAQPEARKRIAADSGVPEKSLLRWVNMADLFRINGVGEEYADLLERAGVDTVVELSRRNAENLHDKMKSINAEESLVRALPSAGTVEKWVAHAKELPRAVHY; this is translated from the coding sequence ATGGCGAACATCAGCGAGATTGAAGGCATCGGGCCCGCGTACGCGGAGAAGCTCGAGGACGCGGGCATCCAGACGGTGGAGGCGCTGCTGGAGAAGGCCGCCCAGCCCGAGGCGCGCAAGCGCATCGCCGCGGACAGCGGGGTGCCCGAGAAGTCCCTGCTCCGCTGGGTCAACATGGCGGACCTCTTCCGCATCAACGGCGTGGGCGAGGAGTACGCCGACCTGCTCGAGCGCGCGGGCGTGGACACCGTGGTCGAGCTCTCGCGACGCAACGCCGAGAACCTCCACGACAAGATGAAGAGCATCAACGCGGAGGAGAGCCTCGTCCGGGCGCTCCCCAGCGCGGGCACGGTCGAGAAGTGGGTCGCACACGCCAAGGAGCTCCCGCGCGCCGTGCACTACTGA